One Lactobacillus sp. ESL0785 DNA window includes the following coding sequences:
- a CDS encoding cation-transporting P-type ATPase, with amino-acid sequence MDENKIRELYAKNDVAEVFTNLHSSSDGLSSAEAAKRLQKYGPNEIKKSQDESQWKVFFKNFVSMMAILLWISGAIAMLSGTIELGIAIWLVNIINGLFSFWQERAAKRATDALNNMLPTYVQVVRDGKKMQIDSKELVPGDVFILQAGNAIPADARLISASSMQVDQSALNGESVPESKTTKYDAGEGSYAETNLVYSGTTVGAGTARAIAFATGMETEFGRIAQLTQKQEKVDSPLTQELNRLTKQLSIIAVSIGVIFLIAAIFFVKYPFAKAFIFALGMIVAFIPEGLLPTVTLSLAQGVRRMAKKHALVKELNSVETLGETTVICSDKTGTLTQNQMTIHYIWTPKNEYKVTGNGYVNNGQVELNGKQLWYEENPDLHKLIQIASLDNDTAVQPSKVKGGKPKILGTPTEASLIIMAQKAGFDRQKVLVKYPRLRELPFDSDRKRMSTIHRWNDKQYIIFTKGSFSDVIKQCDQIQVDGQVRELTQDDHERADKVNANYAAKGLRSMAMAYRIVERAATDVNKLTIADAETHLVFVGLTTMSDPPRPEIYNAVKRCHEAKIKIIMVTGDSKLTAKSVAVQIGLTSDKARVISGTELEEMSDSELREALKGEVIFARVAPEQKYKVVKTLQENGEIVASTGDGVNDAPALKQADIGIAMGMTGTDVAKDAANIILTDDNFASIVAAIEEGRAVYSNIRKFLTYILTSNVPEAFPSILFLFSGGLIPLPMTVMQILTVDLGTDMLPALGLGGEAVDPDVMKQAPRKRNEHLLNRSVILHAFLWYGLISSIISIGAYFFVNTQNGWPQAALASSGSVYMRATTMVLGAIVFTQIANVLNCRTNKVSIFKKGLFSNHNIWYGIIFEVLLFLVLTVTPGLQQLFNTTRLLPTDWLFLFCLPIPLVLIDELRKWLFFHKETNK; translated from the coding sequence ATGGATGAAAATAAAATCCGTGAACTTTATGCCAAAAATGATGTTGCAGAAGTTTTTACAAATTTACATTCCTCATCTGATGGTTTGAGTTCCGCGGAAGCTGCTAAAAGACTGCAGAAGTATGGCCCTAATGAGATTAAAAAATCTCAGGATGAATCGCAATGGAAAGTATTCTTTAAGAATTTCGTTAGCATGATGGCGATTTTGCTGTGGATTTCTGGTGCAATTGCAATGTTAAGCGGCACAATTGAATTAGGAATTGCCATTTGGTTGGTTAATATTATTAACGGCTTGTTTAGCTTTTGGCAGGAACGTGCTGCCAAACGGGCAACTGATGCGTTGAATAATATGCTGCCAACGTATGTGCAGGTTGTTCGTGACGGCAAAAAGATGCAGATTGATTCCAAAGAATTAGTCCCAGGAGATGTCTTTATTTTGCAGGCTGGTAATGCAATCCCAGCTGATGCACGGTTGATTTCAGCTAGTTCAATGCAGGTTGATCAGAGTGCGTTAAATGGTGAATCAGTTCCTGAATCTAAGACAACTAAGTATGATGCAGGTGAAGGCAGCTATGCTGAAACCAATTTAGTTTATTCAGGGACAACAGTTGGTGCCGGAACAGCACGTGCAATTGCGTTTGCAACGGGGATGGAGACTGAATTTGGTCGCATTGCCCAATTAACGCAGAAGCAAGAAAAAGTTGATAGTCCGTTGACGCAGGAACTTAACCGGCTGACAAAGCAATTATCAATTATTGCTGTTTCAATTGGGGTTATCTTCTTAATTGCCGCTATTTTCTTCGTTAAATATCCGTTTGCTAAGGCATTTATCTTTGCCTTAGGGATGATTGTTGCTTTTATTCCAGAAGGATTATTACCAACAGTTACTTTGAGTTTGGCTCAGGGTGTTCGCCGAATGGCCAAAAAGCACGCACTAGTTAAGGAATTAAATTCGGTTGAAACTTTAGGTGAAACAACGGTTATTTGTTCTGATAAGACTGGTACCTTGACGCAAAACCAAATGACGATTCATTATATTTGGACACCTAAAAACGAATATAAGGTAACTGGCAATGGCTATGTTAACAATGGTCAGGTTGAATTAAATGGTAAGCAATTATGGTATGAAGAAAATCCCGACTTACATAAATTAATTCAGATTGCTTCTCTTGATAATGATACCGCGGTGCAGCCAAGCAAGGTTAAGGGCGGCAAACCTAAGATTTTAGGTACGCCAACTGAAGCATCATTAATTATCATGGCGCAAAAGGCTGGTTTTGACCGGCAAAAAGTTTTGGTTAAGTATCCAAGACTACGCGAATTGCCGTTTGATTCTGATAGAAAACGGATGTCAACAATTCACCGCTGGAATGACAAGCAATATATTATTTTTACTAAGGGTTCTTTCAGTGATGTAATTAAGCAATGTGACCAAATTCAAGTTGATGGTCAGGTCCGTGAATTAACGCAGGATGATCATGAACGTGCGGACAAAGTGAATGCTAATTATGCAGCAAAAGGCTTACGTAGTATGGCGATGGCCTATCGGATTGTTGAACGTGCGGCAACGGATGTTAACAAGCTCACAATTGCTGATGCTGAAACGCACTTAGTCTTTGTTGGTTTGACAACAATGAGTGACCCGCCACGTCCAGAAATTTACAATGCAGTTAAACGGTGTCATGAAGCTAAAATCAAAATCATTATGGTTACTGGTGACTCAAAATTGACGGCTAAGTCAGTTGCTGTTCAAATCGGATTAACTTCGGATAAGGCACGAGTTATTTCAGGAACTGAGCTTGAAGAAATGAGTGACAGTGAATTACGTGAGGCACTCAAGGGTGAAGTTATTTTTGCACGGGTTGCACCTGAGCAAAAGTACAAGGTTGTTAAGACCTTGCAGGAAAATGGTGAAATTGTAGCTTCGACTGGTGATGGTGTTAATGATGCTCCTGCTTTGAAACAAGCCGATATTGGAATTGCGATGGGAATGACCGGGACAGATGTTGCCAAAGATGCTGCTAACATTATTCTAACTGATGATAACTTTGCTTCAATTGTTGCCGCAATTGAAGAAGGCCGAGCTGTTTACAGTAACATTCGGAAGTTCTTAACATATATTTTGACCTCTAATGTTCCTGAAGCCTTTCCATCAATTTTGTTCTTGTTCTCTGGTGGCTTAATTCCACTGCCAATGACAGTTATGCAGATTTTAACGGTTGACTTGGGAACAGATATGCTGCCAGCATTAGGGCTTGGTGGTGAAGCTGTTGATCCAGATGTGATGAAACAGGCGCCAAGAAAGCGAAATGAACATTTGCTTAATCGCAGTGTTATTCTTCATGCGTTTTTATGGTACGGTCTTATTTCAAGTATTATTTCGATTGGTGCCTACTTCTTTGTTAATACTCAAAATGGATGGCCGCAAGCTGCTTTAGCTTCCAGTGGTTCTGTTTACATGCGGGCAACGACGATGGTTCTAGGAGCAATCGTCTTTACGCAAATTGCTAATGTTTTAAATTGCCGGACTAACAAGGTTTCAATTTTTAAGAAGGGCTTGTTCAGTAACCATAATATTTGGTATGGTATTATCTTTGAAGTTCTGCTTTTCTTAGTTTTGACGGTAACACCAGGTTTACAGCAATTATTCAATACCACTAGATTATTGCCAACAGATTGGTTATTCCTCTTCTGTCTGCCAATCCCACTGGTTTTAATTGATGAATTACGTAAATGGCTGTTTTTCCACAAGGAAACTAATAAGTAA
- a CDS encoding PTS glucitol/sorbitol transporter subunit IIA, protein MKWIAKIVNIGAQALEPKTKMVILFGENVNQDLKKVAITQRFAQATSLNDFIFKKGDTITIAGQTYAATFVGAMTQSNMKTMGHVTLYFGQKVPQNPLGNAIYLQLPGAQLLPKFKVNDEIIYEHI, encoded by the coding sequence ATGAAATGGATAGCAAAGATTGTTAATATTGGTGCACAAGCACTCGAACCGAAGACTAAAATGGTAATTTTATTCGGTGAAAATGTTAATCAAGATTTAAAGAAAGTAGCAATTACACAGCGATTTGCTCAGGCAACATCACTTAATGATTTTATCTTTAAAAAAGGTGATACAATCACAATTGCTGGGCAAACTTATGCTGCTACTTTTGTTGGTGCGATGACGCAGAGCAACATGAAAACTATGGGGCACGTAACATTGTATTTTGGACAAAAAGTCCCGCAAAATCCGTTAGGAAATGCAATTTATTTGCAGTTACCGGGTGCGCAGCTACTACCGAAATTTAAGGTTAATGATGAGATTATTTATGAACATATTTAG
- a CDS encoding AI-2E family transporter, whose product MKYKRRQGEQSVFQKWFLNNRFSIVLLNFLLFFLVIWLFNKISFVLNPARLFVSAILPPLVLAVIQFYIMNPLVDFLERKFHVPRFVTIIGLFLLVAVILVWIINTLLPIVQSQINSLIKHWPHIWNNATLAIQNELSDPQFHSVKNNINGAINHAQNMLFKSSQNAINAALNNISSAISVITIIFMTVVTAPFILFFMLKDGHKLRPYVTEFAPKRWQKSFSQLLYEINAALASYIRGQITVAFWVGIMFAIGYTIIGQPYAIALAVLSGFLNLIPYFGTFIAFIPSIVIAIMISVPMLIKVLIVFAIEQTIESRVISPLVMGNKMAMHPVTTILLLIGASSVWGLWGVIFGIPIYAILKIIIMRVYNYYRRVSQVFAEDKSASLTTEDAENKN is encoded by the coding sequence ATGAAATACAAACGAAGACAAGGTGAGCAAAGCGTTTTTCAAAAGTGGTTTTTGAATAATCGTTTTAGCATCGTTTTACTTAACTTTTTGCTGTTTTTTTTAGTAATCTGGCTATTTAATAAAATTTCTTTTGTTTTAAATCCAGCGCGATTATTTGTTAGCGCGATTTTACCGCCATTAGTGCTAGCAGTAATTCAATTTTATATTATGAATCCACTGGTTGATTTTCTGGAGCGGAAGTTTCACGTACCACGGTTCGTGACAATTATTGGTTTATTTTTGCTGGTTGCAGTTATCTTAGTTTGGATTATTAATACGTTATTGCCAATTGTGCAGAGTCAGATTAACTCATTAATTAAGCATTGGCCACATATCTGGAATAATGCTACATTGGCTATTCAAAATGAGCTTAGTGATCCCCAGTTTCACAGTGTTAAAAATAATATTAATGGCGCCATTAATCATGCTCAGAATATGTTGTTTAAATCTAGTCAGAATGCTATTAATGCGGCTCTTAATAATATTTCATCTGCGATTAGTGTGATTACAATCATTTTTATGACGGTTGTTACAGCGCCGTTTATTCTATTTTTCATGTTGAAGGATGGTCATAAATTACGACCATATGTTACTGAATTTGCGCCTAAACGCTGGCAAAAAAGTTTTAGTCAATTGCTTTATGAAATTAATGCTGCTCTAGCTTCATATATTCGTGGTCAGATTACCGTTGCTTTTTGGGTTGGCATTATGTTTGCAATTGGCTACACTATTATTGGACAGCCGTATGCAATTGCTTTGGCTGTGCTAAGTGGTTTTTTGAATTTGATTCCGTATTTCGGTACCTTTATTGCCTTTATTCCGTCAATTGTAATTGCAATAATGATTTCTGTACCAATGTTAATTAAGGTACTAATTGTTTTTGCAATTGAACAAACGATTGAATCCCGAGTAATTAGTCCGTTAGTGATGGGCAATAAGATGGCAATGCATCCAGTTACCACTATTTTGCTCTTAATTGGTGCTAGTTCAGTGTGGGGCTTATGGGGAGTTATTTTCGGAATTCCAATTTATGCCATTTTAAAGATAATCATTATGCGCGTGTATAATTACTATCGTAGAGTTTCGCAAGTGTTTGCGGAAGATAAAAGTGCTTCTTTGACCACAGAAGATGCAGAAAATAAAAATTAA
- the trmL gene encoding tRNA (uridine(34)/cytosine(34)/5-carboxymethylaminomethyluridine(34)-2'-O)-methyltransferase TrmL, whose amino-acid sequence MTNHVVLYEPLMPANTGNIARTCAGTNTVLDLIEPLGFQIDDKKMKRAGLDYWDKVDVRKHDDLEAFLKTLGPQDELYLISKFSAKNYAEVDYTDQNKNYYFIFGKETTGLPETFMREYYDRNLRIPMSDNIRCYNLANSVAMVLLEALRQQGFPNMETAHHYENDKLKDDYNRPERYERNLGEK is encoded by the coding sequence ATGACGAATCATGTTGTATTATACGAACCATTAATGCCGGCAAATACGGGTAATATTGCTCGGACTTGTGCGGGGACGAATACAGTATTGGATCTGATTGAGCCGTTAGGCTTTCAGATTGATGATAAAAAGATGAAGCGGGCTGGTCTTGATTATTGGGACAAGGTTGATGTTCGTAAGCATGATGACCTAGAGGCCTTCCTAAAAACATTGGGACCTCAAGATGAGCTATACTTAATTTCCAAGTTTTCTGCTAAAAATTATGCTGAAGTTGATTATACTGATCAGAATAAGAATTATTATTTCATCTTTGGTAAGGAAACTACGGGATTGCCAGAAACTTTTATGCGAGAATATTATGATCGTAATTTACGAATACCAATGTCGGACAATATTCGTTGCTATAATTTAGCTAACTCAGTAGCAATGGTTCTGCTTGAAGCGTTACGCCAACAAGGTTTTCCTAATATGGAAACGGCGCATCATTATGAAAATGATAAGCTAAAAGATGATTATAATCGCCCAGAACGCTATGAAAGAAACTTAGGGGAAAAATAA
- a CDS encoding DUF1149 family protein translates to MNFTKETPVMVKNFHYDINEKPEVKDQVNFGLKKVEKQNDDGTTDPGDGGSYFDVTVIFDVAPAPGEFSVSGMISQIVKLEDYFGDGSDLEKTDYKLLSRPLVEYIETLTYEVTQITLDEPVNLNFQANF, encoded by the coding sequence ATGAATTTTACAAAAGAAACACCAGTGATGGTTAAGAACTTTCACTATGATATTAATGAAAAACCAGAGGTTAAGGATCAGGTTAATTTTGGCTTAAAAAAGGTAGAAAAACAAAATGACGATGGCACAACTGATCCTGGTGACGGTGGCAGTTATTTTGATGTAACCGTGATTTTTGATGTTGCCCCAGCACCTGGAGAATTTTCTGTTAGCGGGATGATTAGTCAGATTGTCAAATTGGAAGATTATTTTGGCGATGGCAGTGACTTAGAAAAAACTGATTATAAGTTGTTGAGTCGGCCATTAGTTGAATATATTGAAACATTAACTTATGAAGTTACACAAATTACTCTGGATGAACCAGTTAATTTGAACTTCCAAGCTAATTTTTAG